In Meles meles chromosome 13, mMelMel3.1 paternal haplotype, whole genome shotgun sequence, the DNA window TCCCGCCGTTGGATTTGCGCCCGGGGCGGCCCCCGACTTTGCGCCCCATAGTTGAGTTCCGTTTATGGTCTGATTTCCGGCCGCCCGCCTGctcgcccggccgcccgcctgtCCCGATCCCTCCCTCCCCGGGACCCGGAGGAGAGGGGACCATGCCGGAGCCCGGGCCGGACGCCCCTGGCACCGCTAGCGCGCAgcccccgccgccgccacccCCACCTCCCGCGCCCAAGGAGTCCCCGTTCTCCATCAAGAACCTGCTCAACGGAGACCACCACCGGCCGCCCCCTAAGCCGCAGCCACCCCCACGGACGCTCtttgcgccggcctccgccgctgctgccgccgccgctgccgccgccgctgcggCCAAGGGGGCTCTGGAGGGCGCCGCGGGCTTCGCGCTCTCGCAGGTGGGCGACCTGGCTTTCCCCCGCTTTGAGATCCCGGCGCAGAGGTTTGCCCTGCCCGCGCACTACCTGGAGCGCTCCCCGGCCTGGTGGTACCCCTACACCCTGACCCCCGCCGGCGGCCACCTCTCGAGACCTGAAGGTACCGACCTCTCTTTGAACTTTCGTTGTTCTCCCCCGCGCGCCAGTACCgtccccgccccgcgccgcctcCCACCTCAACCCTGAGACCCCTGCGCCCTCCAAACCGCTGTTTGGCCAACTTCCTCCGGCCCCTGGCTTGCATCTACTGCCCGCGCGCCGGGTTGCGCTGCCCGGGAATCCAATCCCACTTGGTGAGAAAAGGAGGTGGAATCCGAGCCCGGGGCGCGGCGCTTCCCGGGAAAAGTGGCCTGGGGTGTGAATGGGGAGGCTTCAGCCGGCTGGGACCCGGGACGGGGCCTGGATGGAGGCAATGACCCGGTGGGCCCAGGCCAGAGGCGAATCTCTCCGCGGGCCCCTGGCGGGAGATCGGAGGGCAAGAAAGGAAGCGGTCGCTCTGCCACCGTTCGGGTCTCTCGCCTGCCCCCGGGAGGAAGGGGATCCCGGGGTGCGGAGGCCCTGCCCTGGCCCAGCCGGGGAGGAGGCCCACGGGAACGGAGAGGCCTCGAGGCCTGGGGCCCAGAGGCCGGCGCAGATCGAGCCTTCGGCCCCCAGGCGCCAGGCCTCGCTGAAGGCTGTGtcggtgtgcgtgtgtgtgcgtccgtctgtctgtctctccccagcTTCGGAGAAGGCCCTCCTGCGAGACTCCTCCCCCGCTTCGGGAACCGATCGCGACTCCCCCGAGCCGCTGCTCAAAGCCGACCCCGACCACAAGGAGCTGGACTCCAAGAGCCCGGACGAGATCATTTTGGAGGAGAGCGACTCGGAGGAAGGCAAGAAGGAGGGCGAGGCGGCGGCGGGAGCTGCCGGGGCGAGCgtgggggcggcggcggcgacgccGGGCGCCGAGGACTGGAAGAAGGGCGCCGAGAGCCCGGAGAAGAAGCCCGCGTGCCGCAAAAAGAAGACGCGCACGGTCTTCTCGCGCAGCCAGGTCTTCCAGCTCGAGTCCACCTTCGACATGAAGCGCTACCTGAGCAG includes these proteins:
- the HMX3 gene encoding homeobox protein HMX3, coding for MPEPGPDAPGTASAQPPPPPPPPPAPKESPFSIKNLLNGDHHRPPPKPQPPPRTLFAPASAAAAAAAAAAAAAKGALEGAAGFALSQVGDLAFPRFEIPAQRFALPAHYLERSPAWWYPYTLTPAGGHLSRPEASEKALLRDSSPASGTDRDSPEPLLKADPDHKELDSKSPDEIILEESDSEEGKKEGEAAAGAAGASVGAAAATPGAEDWKKGAESPEKKPACRKKKTRTVFSRSQVFQLESTFDMKRYLSSSERAGLAASLHLTETQVKIWFQNRRNKWKRQLAAELEAANLSHAAAQRIVRVPILYHENSAAEGAAAAAAGAPVPVSQPLLTFPHPVYYSHPVVSSVPLLRPV